In Spodoptera frugiperda isolate SF20-4 chromosome 1, AGI-APGP_CSIRO_Sfru_2.0, whole genome shotgun sequence, the following are encoded in one genomic region:
- the LOC118273170 gene encoding alpha-methylacyl-CoA racemase isoform X1, protein MVMVLFQKMALKGVKVVEMMGLAPGPLCGSLLADFGANVTVVQKINPSPFDVLSNGKRMLSVNLKTQEGVNVVKKLCSSSDVLLDTFRPGVMEKLGLGPEALMKENPRLIYARLTGYGQNGFYKNKAGHDINYVAMSGILSLLSKNKQPPTPPLNLLSDFAGGSVLCAMGIVLALFERTKSNKGQIIDTSMTEGAAYVGKWLFKSRDLPIWSGEPGSNVLDGGYAFYQTYKTKDGKFMAVGALEPQFYSELLKGLQLSEEEFIQGDNNEYCKEKFQEVFLKKTQEEWCKIFDQLDACVTPVLNIDEVNEHKFRASDTSFHRDENDKIVPEPVPKLSRTPGISSGRKPLPMPGQHTIDILHELGYTNAEIEKLIENDHIYAIRKSNL, encoded by the exons ATGGTAATGGTTTTGTTCCAGAAAATGGCATTGAAAGGCGTAAAAGTTGTCGAAATGATGGGGCTTGCCCCTGGTCCGCTATGTGGCAGCTTATTGGCGGACTTTGGAGCAAACGTAACTGTGGTGCAAAAG ATCAATCCAAGTCCATTTGATGTATTGTCTAATGGAAAGAGAATGTTATCGGTGAATCTGAAAACCCAAGAAGGAGTCAATGTGGTAAAAAAGCTTTGTTCGAGTTCTGATGTTCTTTTGGACACATTTCGACCAGGGGTTATGGAAAAGTTGGGATTAGGTCCTGAAGCTCTTATGAAAGAAAACCCTAGACTCATCTACGCACGATTAACAGGATATGGCCAAAACggattttacaaaaataaagctGGTCATGATATCAATTATGTTGCAATGTCTGGCATACTTTCATTacttagtaaaaataaacaacccCCAACACCACCTCTAAATCTTCTGAGTGATTTTGCAGGAGGTAGTGTACTTTGTGCTATGGGTATAGTATTAGCTTTGTTTGAACGAACTAAATCGAACAAAGGGCAGATTATAGACACCAGTATGACAGAAGGAGCAGCATATGTTGGTAAGTGGTTATTTAAATCACGAGACTTACCAATTTGGTCGGGAGAACCAGGTTCGAATGTTTTGGATGGGGGATATGCATTTTACCAGACATACAAAACTAAAGATGGAAAGTTTATGGCAGTAGGAGCCCTCGAACCACAATTCTATTCAGAGTTATTGAAAGGATTGCAATTATCTGAAGAAGAATTTATTCAAGGTGACAATAACGAATACTGTAAGGAGAAATTCCAAGAAGTATTTCTGAAGAAGACTCAAGAAGAATGGTGTAAGATATTTGATCAATTAGATGCATGCGTCACTCCAGTATTAAATATAGATGAAGTAAATGAACATAAATTCCGGGCATCTGATACATCTTTTCATCGCGATGAAAATGATAAGATTGTACCGGAACCGGTACCCAAATTATCTCGTACTCCAGGTATATCTAGTGGTCGTAAGCCTTTACCAATGCCGGGACAACATACTATTGACATATTACATGAATTAGGGTATACTAATGCCGAAATCGAAAAACTTATTGAAAATGATCATATCTATGCAATTAGAAAATCgaatttataa
- the LOC118273170 gene encoding alpha-methylacyl-CoA racemase isoform X2 → MALKGVKVVEMMGLAPGPLCGSLLADFGANVTVVQKINPSPFDVLSNGKRMLSVNLKTQEGVNVVKKLCSSSDVLLDTFRPGVMEKLGLGPEALMKENPRLIYARLTGYGQNGFYKNKAGHDINYVAMSGILSLLSKNKQPPTPPLNLLSDFAGGSVLCAMGIVLALFERTKSNKGQIIDTSMTEGAAYVGKWLFKSRDLPIWSGEPGSNVLDGGYAFYQTYKTKDGKFMAVGALEPQFYSELLKGLQLSEEEFIQGDNNEYCKEKFQEVFLKKTQEEWCKIFDQLDACVTPVLNIDEVNEHKFRASDTSFHRDENDKIVPEPVPKLSRTPGISSGRKPLPMPGQHTIDILHELGYTNAEIEKLIENDHIYAIRKSNL, encoded by the exons ATGGCATTGAAAGGCGTAAAAGTTGTCGAAATGATGGGGCTTGCCCCTGGTCCGCTATGTGGCAGCTTATTGGCGGACTTTGGAGCAAACGTAACTGTGGTGCAAAAG ATCAATCCAAGTCCATTTGATGTATTGTCTAATGGAAAGAGAATGTTATCGGTGAATCTGAAAACCCAAGAAGGAGTCAATGTGGTAAAAAAGCTTTGTTCGAGTTCTGATGTTCTTTTGGACACATTTCGACCAGGGGTTATGGAAAAGTTGGGATTAGGTCCTGAAGCTCTTATGAAAGAAAACCCTAGACTCATCTACGCACGATTAACAGGATATGGCCAAAACggattttacaaaaataaagctGGTCATGATATCAATTATGTTGCAATGTCTGGCATACTTTCATTacttagtaaaaataaacaacccCCAACACCACCTCTAAATCTTCTGAGTGATTTTGCAGGAGGTAGTGTACTTTGTGCTATGGGTATAGTATTAGCTTTGTTTGAACGAACTAAATCGAACAAAGGGCAGATTATAGACACCAGTATGACAGAAGGAGCAGCATATGTTGGTAAGTGGTTATTTAAATCACGAGACTTACCAATTTGGTCGGGAGAACCAGGTTCGAATGTTTTGGATGGGGGATATGCATTTTACCAGACATACAAAACTAAAGATGGAAAGTTTATGGCAGTAGGAGCCCTCGAACCACAATTCTATTCAGAGTTATTGAAAGGATTGCAATTATCTGAAGAAGAATTTATTCAAGGTGACAATAACGAATACTGTAAGGAGAAATTCCAAGAAGTATTTCTGAAGAAGACTCAAGAAGAATGGTGTAAGATATTTGATCAATTAGATGCATGCGTCACTCCAGTATTAAATATAGATGAAGTAAATGAACATAAATTCCGGGCATCTGATACATCTTTTCATCGCGATGAAAATGATAAGATTGTACCGGAACCGGTACCCAAATTATCTCGTACTCCAGGTATATCTAGTGGTCGTAAGCCTTTACCAATGCCGGGACAACATACTATTGACATATTACATGAATTAGGGTATACTAATGCCGAAATCGAAAAACTTATTGAAAATGATCATATCTATGCAATTAGAAAATCgaatttataa
- the LOC118273168 gene encoding basic proline-rich protein, which yields MSVAFAARGNRPPLSPAQIQKMLDENAHLIQTIQEYQSKGQLMECHQYQQVLHRNLVYLASVADVNQNIQSILPPPHQLAAGNSQAPPINSPSPSGGDVSGGPQSSYRPPGVSTTPTRPTQSYGQRPYPQNQYQGQYQGAPGGYPPQPGYGPPSQGYGPPNPPQQPQGYPPNSNYGPPITTTPSNYPPSTHPGPGYPPSSAQQPYAPPPGSPAAAGTPYPVRGASQPAYTGNSAYPPSQTGSNYPNVGVSTYNNSTGSQPQPYQSQPFPNSTPTSAYSTTPTSQPNRSPQPPPTGYSAQNPPTSGYGSPSAQSPTYNSSSHGNNAPPTSVASGAPTSGGPPSQQYPPPGQASPYPPATQPPYSNPSSQPGSPAPSVSTAPPPQGSYPQNPQNYPAAGGGYPPHAYQQGYPPAQYPPSPYPYARAPTPGAPPPGGPQPYPGYGFQPPTQQ from the exons ATGTCTGTAGCATTTGCAGCACGCGGAAATCGACCTCCTTTGAGCCCGGCGCAAATTCAAAAGATGTTAGATGAAAATGCTCATCTTATTCAAACTATTCAAGAATATCAATCAAAAGGTCAACTTATGGAGTGTCATCAATATCAACAAGTTTTACACAGGAATTTAGTTTATTTGGCGTCGGTTGCAGATGTTAATCAAAACATTCAAAGCATACTTCCG CCTCCTCATCAATTAGCAGCTGGCAACTCACAAGCACCACCAATTAATTCACCGTCTCCTAGTGGTGGTGATGTGTCAGGAGGACCTCAATCTTCATACAGACCTCCTGGAGTGTCTACAACACCAACAAGACCAACACAATCTTATGGTCAACGACCATATCCGCAGAATCAGTACCAAGGTCAATATCAAGGTGCTCCGGGTGGGTACCCTCCACAACCTGGTTATGGACCACCTAGTCAAGGTTATGGACCCCCTAATCCTCCTCAACAGCCACAAGGTTATCCTCCAAACTCGAACTATGGTCCTCCTATAACAACTACTCCAAGTAATTATCCACCATCTACACACCCAGGCCCAGGGTATCCTCCGTCATCAGCACAGCAACCCTACGCACCACCTCCTGGCAGTCCAGCAGCTGCTGGAACACCCTATCCTGTGCGTGGTGCTTCACAACCTGCTTACACTGGCAATTCAGCCTATCCACCATCACAAACAGGTTCAAATTATCCCAATGTAGGTGTTAGCACTTATAACAATTCAACTGGCTCTCAACCTCAACCATACCAATCTCAACCTTTTCCTAATAGTACACCAACATCAGCTTATAGTACTACTCCTACATCACAGCCAAATCGATCTCCACAGCCTCCACCCACTGGTTATTCAGCACAAAACCCTCCCACTTCTGGTTATGGATCTCCATCAGCTCAATCTCCTACATATAATTCTAGTTCGCATGGTAATAATGCTCCTCCAACATCGGTAGCATCTGGGGCGCCAACATCAGGTGGACCGCCAAGTCAACAATACCCCCCGCCTGGACAGGCTTCTCCTTACCCACCAGCTACTCAGCCTCCTTACTCAAATCCGTCATCGCAACCAGGAAGCCCCGCACCATCAGTTTCTACGGCACCACCTCCTCAAGGGTCATACCCTCAAAATCCCCAAAATTATCCTGCTGCAGGAGGTGGTTATCCGCCTCATGCTTATCAACAAGGTTATCCCCCAGCGCAATATCCTCCATCGCCGTATCCATACGCCCGCGCTCCAACACCTGGAGCTCCACCCCCTGGTGGGCCACAACCTTATCCTGGCTATGGTTTTCAACCACCAACTCAACAGTAA
- the LOC118273176 gene encoding 39S ribosomal protein L3, mitochondrial produces the protein MATGNLNLLRNAFSKLRIDHVFTRSLQRPRYRPPYWYAPKESATSDEFLTQENKQFIEEVMQDKMQLQNSLQSPLVNIDQNETPTWNPQTRRVGLIARKIGNYPLWTKDGKKVLTTLLQVVDNHVIKYIPPEEFNPMKTSSVQWKEKRKLGCMLVGSETIDPSTVTREYCGLFSNAGMLPKRHLFRFMVSPESYISPGTPLYATHFRVGDYIDVRAKTMDRGFQGVMKRWGFKGMPASHGVTKTHRRPGNIGSGGEKARVWPGTKMPGHMGNRWRMLRGVKILRINTQHNVIWTLGVAIPGETGATCYLFDTVLPLKKHSSSPPFPTQPLVDDLPLEYFDESIQRFDERSITYEEV, from the exons ATGGCTACAGGAAATTTGAATCTTTTACGCAATGCCTTTAGTAAATTAag aatTGATCATGTGTTCACTAGATCCCTTCAACGTCCTAGGTACCGACCACCTTATTGGTATGCACCTAAAGAAAGTGCG aCATCAGATGAATTTCTTACTCAAGAAAACAAGCAGTTCATTGAAGAAGTTATGCAAGATAAAATGCAACTACAGAATTCATTACAATCACCTCTAGTAAATATTGATCAAAATGAAACACCTACATGGAATCCACAAACCCGTAGAGTAGGGCTCATAGCCCGTAAAATAGGCAATTATCCTCTTTGGACCAAAGATGGGAAAAAAGTTCTTACTACTCTATTGCAG gttgTAGATAACCATGTGATCAAATACATCCCACCTGAGGAATTTAATCCTATGAAAACTTCATCTGTTCAATGGAAGGAAAAACGAAAATTGGGATGTATGTTAGTTGGATCCGAGACTATAGATCCTAGCACTGTCACAAGAGAATACTGCGGTCTATTCAGTAATGCAGGCATGCTACCTAAGAGACATCTATTTAGGTTCATGGTGTCACCAGAATCTTATATCTCACCAGGAACACCATTGTATGCAACACATTTTAGGGTAGGAGACTACATAGATGTAAGAGCAAAAAC AATGGATCGAGGATTTCAGGGTGTAATGAAACGTTGGGGATTTAAAGGTATGCCAGCATCACACGGTGTCACTAAAACTCATAGAAGACCAGGAAATATTGGTTCTGGTGGTGAGAAAGCAAGGGTTTGGCCTGGTACTAAGATGCCTGGACACATGGGAAACAG atgGCGGATGCTACGTGGTGTAAAAATCCTGCGCATAAATACGCAACATAATGTTATTTGGACATTAGGTGTGGCAATACCTGGGGAAACAGGAGCGacgtgttatttatttgatacaGTTCTTCCACTGAAAAAACATTCATCATCACCTCCTTTCCCCACACAACCATTGGTTGATGATTTACCATTGGAATATTTTGATGAATCTATTCAACGTTTTGACGAACGTTCAATTACGTATGaagaagtttaa
- the LOC118273174 gene encoding protein O-glucosyltransferase 2 produces MLLETIFSFMFLYVLSYSQENDIIVAGPGLDPIGIVMPARYFFINFTHINTQSYTPELNKKLVVEINGRSSDGKHCRVWVNKLDRKDGTFIVRYKIYETCLDLSIHIYYGKKEVAKSPYKIKGFIYADQCNCPENEFQKWFKNYGCQNTYEQIKKDLKQFHSINMTEELPRIIKKYHQPESTSFCHYAIKQNELYRNCYGKHVGFNMFSDNILLSLMRKVKLPDMDLVINLGDWPLVHRKDKPLPIFSWCGSDETYDIVMPTYDLTESALENMGRVTLDTLSVQSGAEIVWKEREPRAVWRGRDSRAERLKLIDIARANPDLFNASLTNFFFFRDKEAQYGPKQPHISFFKFFDFKYQINVDGTVAAYRMPYLLAGGGLVLKQQSPYYEHFYSQLVPWEHFVPVKRDLSDLVDRVKWARDNDDKAQQIAVNARNFANNNLLPQDVICYHAALFWEWSKIIKSEVNIEENMTHVPQPSVTCDCKPQKPNTHEDL; encoded by the exons atgttattggaaactattttttcttttatgtttctGTATGTTTTATCATATTCACAAGAGAATGATATAATTGTAGCAGGCCCAGGCCTTGATCCAATAGGAATTGTGATGCCGGCAAGAtactttttcataaattttactCATATCAATACCCAATC GTACACTCcagaattgaataaaaaattagtAGTTGAAATAAATGGCAGATCAAGTGATGGCAAACATTGCCGTGTTTGGGTTAACAAGTTAGACAGGAAAGACGGAACATTTATTGTACgttataaaatttatgaaaCATGCTTAGATTTGTCTATTCACATTTATTATGGTAAAAAAGAAGTCGCGAAATCGCCATACAAGattaaag gatTTATTTATGCAGATCAATGTAACTGTCCAGAAAACGAGTTTCAGAAATGGTTTAAAAATTATGGTTGTCAGAATACATATGAACAAATTAAGAAAGATCTGAAACAATTCCATAGCATAAACATGACTGAGGAGTTACCaaggattattaaaaaatatcatcaacCAGAAAGTACTAGTTTTTGTCATtatgcaataaaacaaaatgaattgtATAGAAATTGTTATGGAAAGCATGTAGGCTTTAATAtgttttctgataacattttattatctttaatgAGAAAAGTTAAATTGCCTGATATGGACCTGGTGATAAACCTAGGTGATTGGCCTTTAGTCCACAGGAAAGATAAGCCACTACCAATCTTTTCATGGTGTGGGAGTGATGAAACTTATGACATAGTAATGCCAACTTATGATTTAACTGAATCTGCATTGGAAAACATGGGAAG gGTGACTTTAGATACCTTGTCAGTCCAAAGTGGTGCGGAGATTGTGTGGAAGGAGCGTGAGCCACGAGCAGTTTGGCGTGGTCGTGACTCACGTGCTGAGCGTTTGAAACTTATTGACATTGCACGAGCCAACCCAGACTTGTTTAATGCTTCTCTTAcaaatttctttttctttagaGATAAAGAGGCACAATATGGACCAAAACAACCTCATATATCAttctttaaattttttgat tttaaatatcaaattaatgtgGATGGCACCGTTGCTGCATATCGTATGCCGTACCTGTTAGCAGGTGGAGGTTTAGTTCTAAAGCAACAATCTCCTTATTACGAACACTTTTACTCACAACTAGTGCCTTGGGAGCATTTTGTACCAGTTAAAAGAGATTTGTCCGATTTAGTCGACCGCGTGAAATGGGCGCGCGATAATGATGATAAGGCACAACAAATAGCTGTGAATGCAAGGAATTTTGCAAATAACAATTTGTTGCCGCAAGACGTTATTTGTTATCATGCGGCATTATTTTGG gaatggagcaaaattataaaaagtgaAGTGAATATTGAAGAAAATATGACTCATGTACCCCAGCCTTCAGTTACTTGTGACTGCAAACCCCAAAAGCCAAATACTCATGAAGATctctaa